The sequence below is a genomic window from Rhizobium sp. NXC14.
GTGCATTGCCCGCGCCGTTGCCGTCAGCCCGGAAGTCATCCTGATGGACGAGCCCTGCTCGGCCCTTGACCCGATCGCCACCGCCAAGGTCGAGGAGCTGATCCACGAGCTCCGCGAAAACTATACGATCGTCATCGTCACCCACTCCATGCAGCAGGCCGCGCGCGTCTCGCAGCGCACCGCCATGTTCCACCTCGGCAATCTTGTCGAGGAGAACGACACCGACAAGATGTTCACCAATCCGGACGATCCCCGTACCCAGGACTACATCATGGGTCGCTTCGGCTGATCACGGCCATCCGAAGCCTTCCCCTTATTCGAGGACAAAGCCCCATGGCATCGACACATATTTATTCTGCCTATGATGATGATCTGAAGTTCCTTTCCAGGCGGATTTCCGAAATGGGCGGCCTGGCCGAACAGATGGTCGCCGAATCGGTCCGGGCGCTGGTCAACGGCGATACCGCGCTGGCGCAGAAGGTCATCTCCGACGACGTGATCCTCGATCATACCGAGCGCGAAATCGGCGACAAGGCGATCGTCACCATCGCCCGCCGTCAGCCGATGGCGGCGGACCTGCGCGAAATCATGGGTTCGATCCGCATCGCCGCCGATCTCGAACGCGTCGGCGACCTCGGCAAGAACACCGCCAAGCGCGTCATCGCCGTGCAGAGCACCGGCGTGCCCCGCAAGCTCGCCCGCGGTCTCGAGCATCTCTCCGAGCTGGCGCTTGTCCAGCTCAAGGAAGTGCTCGACGTCTATACGACACGCGCTGCCGACAAGGCGACCGCCATCCGCGAACGCGACAACGAGATCGACGCCATGTACACCTCGCTGTTCCGCGAGCTCTTGACCTACATGATGGAAGATCCGCGCAACATCACGAGCTGCACGCATCTGCTCTTCTGCGCCAAGAACATCGAACGCATCGGCGACCATGCCACCAACATCGCCGAGACGATCTACTACATGGCAACAGGCGCCCAGCCGGAAGGTGATCGCCCGAAGGATGACAGCGCCAACACCGTCGGCGCCGCGACGGAATAATCCTTCCAAGATTGCGTGCGCGCCCGTTCGGGGCGCGCAAAGAGGTCGCAGCCAATTTCTGAATTTGCGCAGGACGCCTGCTTAGACCCCGAGTTTAAGGCTTGTGCGCGAGGAGACGGACACGCATGATCCCGAGAGTCGCAGTTGTTGAAGACGAGGAAGCGCTCAGCGTGCTCCTTCGCTATAATCTCGAAGCCGAAGGCTTCGAGGTCGATACCATCCTGCGCGGCGACGAGGCCGAAATCAGGCTTCAGGAGCGCACGCCCGACCTGCTCATCCTCGACTGGATGCTGCCCGGCGTCTCCGGCATCGAACTCTGCCGGCGCCTGCGCATGCGGCCGGAAACCGAGCGACTGCCGATCATCATGCTGACGGCGCGCGGCGAGGAGAGCGAGCGTGTGCGCGGACTGTCCACCGGCGCCGACGATTATGTCGTCAAGCCCTTCTCGACCCCCGAACTCGTCGCCCGCGTCAAGGCGATGCTGCGCCGTGCCCGCCCCGAGGTGCTGTCCTCG
It includes:
- the phoU gene encoding phosphate signaling complex protein PhoU, which translates into the protein MASTHIYSAYDDDLKFLSRRISEMGGLAEQMVAESVRALVNGDTALAQKVISDDVILDHTEREIGDKAIVTIARRQPMAADLREIMGSIRIAADLERVGDLGKNTAKRVIAVQSTGVPRKLARGLEHLSELALVQLKEVLDVYTTRAADKATAIRERDNEIDAMYTSLFRELLTYMMEDPRNITSCTHLLFCAKNIERIGDHATNIAETIYYMATGAQPEGDRPKDDSANTVGAATE
- the phoB gene encoding phosphate regulon transcriptional regulator PhoB, with product MIPRVAVVEDEEALSVLLRYNLEAEGFEVDTILRGDEAEIRLQERTPDLLILDWMLPGVSGIELCRRLRMRPETERLPIIMLTARGEESERVRGLSTGADDYVVKPFSTPELVARVKAMLRRARPEVLSSVLKCGDIELDRETHRVHRKSREVRLGPTEFRLLEFLMSSPGRVFSRSQLLDGVWGHDIYVDERTVDVHVGRLRKALNFSNMQDVIRTVRGAGYSMEA